One stretch of Methanoregula sp. DNA includes these proteins:
- a CDS encoding N-acetyl sugar amidotransferase: MKYCTQCILPDTRPNLTLDAEGICNACRTHESRPKIDWEKRERAFLKVIEHAKKQSKGYDCLIPVSGGKDSTWQVMKCLEYGLNPLTVTWKTPARTLIGQKNLDNLISLGVDHIDYQINPKVEKMFLYKVLVDEGSTAIPMHLALFNIPLKIAVTFKIPLVIWGENSAFEYGGTKEEQNGFRLDSTWLKKFGVTHGKTARDWISDELTEKQLTPYFGPSDHDMDISGVSAIFLGYYFPWDPSTTFEVAKSHGFKCREEGPKTGFYNFADIDDDFISIHHWLKWYKFGFTRLFDNLSLEIRNGRITRAQAIQIVKETGDQIPYEDIDKFCNFIGISQEHFFSVIEKFRNPKIWIKQNNKWRIKDFLISDWRWI, encoded by the coding sequence ATGAAGTATTGTACACAATGCATTCTGCCTGATACCCGTCCCAATTTAACTCTCGACGCAGAGGGGATATGTAATGCCTGCAGAACACATGAGTCTCGACCAAAAATTGATTGGGAGAAACGAGAACGTGCTTTTTTGAAAGTGATTGAGCACGCCAAAAAGCAGAGTAAAGGATATGATTGTCTTATACCTGTAAGTGGGGGGAAGGACAGCACCTGGCAAGTAATGAAATGTTTGGAGTATGGGTTAAATCCTCTCACTGTAACCTGGAAAACCCCTGCAAGAACACTCATCGGTCAGAAAAACCTTGATAATTTAATTTCTCTGGGAGTTGACCACATCGATTACCAGATAAATCCGAAAGTTGAAAAAATGTTTTTATACAAAGTTCTCGTTGATGAGGGATCCACAGCAATTCCCATGCATTTGGCTCTTTTCAACATTCCCTTAAAAATTGCAGTTACTTTTAAAATTCCTCTTGTTATTTGGGGAGAAAATTCCGCATTTGAGTATGGGGGGACAAAAGAAGAACAGAACGGATTCCGTCTGGACAGCACCTGGTTGAAAAAATTTGGGGTAACTCACGGAAAAACCGCGAGAGACTGGATATCTGATGAACTGACCGAAAAACAATTGACCCCCTATTTCGGTCCATCAGATCATGATATGGACATATCGGGAGTGTCAGCAATTTTTCTTGGATATTATTTCCCTTGGGATCCATCGACAACCTTTGAGGTGGCAAAATCCCATGGATTTAAGTGCAGAGAAGAGGGTCCGAAAACAGGGTTTTACAATTTCGCGGATATTGATGACGATTTTATATCAATCCATCATTGGTTGAAATGGTACAAATTTGGTTTTACCCGGTTATTTGATAACCTCTCCCTTGAAATCCGAAACGGGCGGATTACCCGTGCACAGGCGATTCAGATTGTTAAAGAGACTGGAGACCAAATACCATATGAGGATATCGATAAATTCTGTAATTTCATTGGCATTTCACAGGAGCACTTCTTTTCGGTGATTGAAAAATTCCGTAATCCAAAAATCTGGATAAAACAAAACAATAAATGGAGAATTAAAGATTTCCTTATTTCCGATTGGAGATGGATATGA
- the asnB gene encoding asparagine synthase (glutamine-hydrolyzing), with protein sequence MKKNKSRILEEIQNMCGIAGYFGQDTISPDRIQKCLHLMNRRGPDHAAFREWINSNGRNAYLLHTRLSIIDLDPRANQPFNINRKWIVQNGELYNYLERRDELRDRGLIFKTTSDTEVLLQGIDHCGWDVLDRFEGMWAFAVYDESDGSLALCRDRFGEKPLYLYRDETGLYFGSEVKFIVALLGHKLEVNYDQVFRYLVNGYKALYKTPKTFFVGLSELAPAAILHIAPDGKEHQKTYWKLNFLPDDGMSYDEAVAEVRKRLLKAVEIRLRADVPLAFCMSGGVDSNSLISIAKQVFNYDVHGFTIVNTDERYEEEEMVTHAVNELKIKHTSIPVNTKDFIPKLRTLIRQHDAPVYTITYYAHWLLMESIADHGYRVSISGTAADELFTGYYDHHLMYLYDVRDDASRYNEAQKNWETYIKPIVRNPYLSDPDLFIHNPKFRDHIFLDADEFRKYLTDDWFEAFTEMDYSVDLLRNRMMNELFHESVPVILHEDDINSMYYSIENRSPFLDRDLIEFCYRIPSRHLIQKGAAKAILRDAMQGIVPEKIIKNRRKVGFNAPIYSFLDVNDPDIKKILLEDSPIYQFIRKEKIEELIKKTYLPNHESKFLFYFLNCKLFLEEFAR encoded by the coding sequence GTGAAAAAGAATAAATCGAGAATTCTTGAGGAGATACAAAATATGTGTGGAATAGCGGGATATTTTGGTCAGGATACAATATCTCCGGATCGTATTCAAAAATGTCTGCATCTTATGAATCGCAGGGGCCCTGATCACGCAGCATTTCGAGAATGGATCAACTCAAACGGACGGAATGCTTACCTGCTCCATACACGGCTCAGTATCATTGATCTTGATCCTCGGGCAAACCAGCCATTCAATATCAACAGGAAATGGATCGTCCAGAATGGTGAATTGTATAATTACCTAGAGCGACGCGACGAACTGAGAGACCGGGGACTTATCTTCAAAACGACTTCTGATACGGAAGTCCTCCTGCAGGGCATCGATCACTGTGGATGGGATGTTCTCGATCGGTTTGAGGGGATGTGGGCATTTGCTGTATATGATGAATCTGATGGGTCCCTTGCACTTTGTAGAGATCGCTTCGGCGAGAAACCCCTCTACCTGTATCGTGACGAGACGGGCCTCTATTTCGGTTCCGAAGTAAAATTTATTGTTGCGTTACTTGGCCACAAGCTCGAAGTGAATTATGATCAGGTTTTCCGGTATCTTGTGAATGGCTATAAAGCGCTCTATAAAACCCCCAAGACGTTTTTCGTCGGATTATCAGAATTAGCCCCTGCAGCAATTCTCCATATCGCTCCTGATGGAAAAGAACACCAGAAAACCTATTGGAAATTGAATTTTTTGCCGGATGACGGGATGTCATACGATGAAGCAGTTGCGGAAGTACGAAAAAGGCTTTTAAAGGCAGTTGAAATCCGTCTGCGCGCTGATGTACCTTTGGCTTTTTGTATGAGTGGTGGGGTTGATTCGAATTCGCTCATCAGTATAGCAAAGCAGGTTTTCAATTATGACGTGCATGGATTTACCATAGTTAATACTGATGAAAGGTACGAAGAGGAGGAAATGGTAACTCATGCGGTCAACGAATTAAAAATTAAGCATACGTCTATTCCGGTTAATACAAAAGATTTCATTCCAAAATTACGCACTCTCATTCGTCAGCATGATGCTCCTGTTTACACTATCACGTATTATGCACACTGGCTCTTGATGGAGAGTATCGCAGATCATGGATATCGGGTTTCAATCAGTGGAACTGCTGCAGATGAATTGTTCACCGGGTATTACGATCATCATTTGATGTACCTGTACGATGTCAGGGACGATGCATCCCGGTATAATGAGGCCCAAAAAAACTGGGAGACCTACATCAAACCCATTGTGCGAAACCCCTATCTCAGCGATCCGGATCTGTTTATTCACAACCCGAAATTCCGGGATCATATATTTCTTGACGCGGATGAGTTCAGGAAATATCTGACAGATGATTGGTTCGAAGCATTCACCGAGATGGATTATTCAGTTGATTTGCTCCGTAACCGCATGATGAATGAATTGTTTCACGAATCAGTCCCGGTTATTTTACATGAGGATGATATTAATTCGATGTATTACTCAATCGAAAACAGATCTCCCTTTTTGGATAGGGATTTGATAGAATTCTGTTATCGTATTCCTTCACGCCATCTTATTCAAAAGGGTGCGGCAAAAGCTATCCTGCGTGATGCCATGCAAGGGATAGTTCCCGAGAAAATAATTAAAAACCGAAGGAAAGTGGGGTTCAATGCACCGATTTATTCATTCCTTGATGTAAATGATCCAGATATAAAAAAGATTTTGCTTGAGGATAGTCCAATCTACCAATTTATCAGAAAGGAGAAAATTGAAGAACTTATCAAAAAAACGTATCTGCCAAACCACGAAAGCAAATTCCTGTTCTATTTCCTGAATTGTAAACTATTCCTGGAGGAATTCGCTCGATGA
- a CDS encoding N-acetylneuraminate synthase family protein, with the protein MIIGNRNTDDQVLIIAEIGNNHEGNFDTAIKLVHAAAECGVDGVKFQTFKTEKFVSMADTARFERLKSFELTYSQFSKLSELAHTLGMLFISTPLDLESAKFLDSIIDAYKIASGDNNFYPLIDEVAKTGKPVFISTGASDPELIGNAVSALENGWEKYNKRSDLAILHCVSCYPAPEKQVNLQILAYLANKYRYSIGYSDHTTGIEASVLAVACGARIIEKHFTLDNEFSSFRDHQLSADPKDMSELVRRIRSASVLMGSKDKKVQPCESELSIAIRRSIAAGIYMEKGHLISFSDLMWIRPGEGLAPGNEYKLLGKHLKRSVKFGKLLHESDVE; encoded by the coding sequence ATGATTATTGGAAATAGGAATACAGATGACCAAGTGCTGATTATTGCTGAAATCGGTAATAATCATGAAGGGAATTTTGATACTGCAATCAAATTGGTACATGCAGCTGCAGAATGCGGTGTTGATGGTGTAAAATTCCAGACGTTTAAAACTGAAAAATTCGTAAGTATGGCAGATACAGCACGATTTGAACGGCTTAAATCGTTTGAACTCACATATTCACAGTTTTCCAAGTTATCAGAATTAGCCCATACGCTCGGTATGCTTTTTATTTCAACACCTTTGGATCTGGAAAGTGCCAAATTTCTCGATTCAATAATTGATGCATATAAAATAGCTTCTGGTGATAACAATTTTTATCCTCTTATTGATGAAGTTGCAAAAACCGGAAAACCTGTGTTCATTTCAACCGGTGCAAGTGATCCTGAACTGATTGGTAATGCTGTTTCGGCTCTTGAAAATGGATGGGAAAAATATAACAAGAGAAGCGATCTTGCGATTCTCCATTGTGTGAGTTGTTATCCTGCTCCAGAAAAACAGGTTAATCTTCAGATTCTTGCTTATCTTGCTAATAAATATCGATATTCTATCGGATATTCAGATCATACGACGGGTATTGAAGCCTCTGTGTTAGCCGTGGCATGCGGTGCGAGAATTATTGAGAAACATTTCACTCTTGATAATGAATTCTCCTCGTTCCGTGACCATCAACTTTCTGCTGATCCAAAAGATATGTCTGAATTAGTCCGAAGAATTCGTTCTGCATCTGTCTTGATGGGATCTAAAGATAAAAAAGTTCAACCGTGTGAATCAGAATTAAGTATCGCAATTCGTAGGTCTATCGCAGCAGGGATATATATGGAAAAGGGACATTTGATTAGCTTTTCTGATCTTATGTGGATTCGACCCGGGGAGGGTCTTGCACCCGGAAATGAGTATAAATTACTGGGTAAACATCTAAAACGATCTGTAAAATTTGGTAAATTATTGCATGAATCCGATGTAGAATAA
- a CDS encoding GNAT family N-acetyltransferase: MRLEPDPWLTSIFSHDVFRVIDIEHGPSISVDDLKQASDSHQIFYYVKVPVSRLDLVQTLNKTGFKVVDVNVTFECMPRETEIDLFSPIIIRVARPEDRDATLDIARTCFTYSRFHLDPLISNDLANLIKREWVANYFKGERGEQILVAERDSKPIGFLAITKVISGNKTIRVIDLIGIQSEHQGIGAGRQIVDFFINDSVGKCNLLRVGTQIANVPSMNFYQRCGFHITESAYVLHAHVHDGKVI, from the coding sequence ATGCGACTTGAGCCAGATCCCTGGCTGACATCAATTTTTTCTCACGATGTTTTCCGGGTAATCGATATTGAACACGGCCCATCGATTTCTGTTGATGATTTGAAACAGGCATCGGATAGCCATCAGATATTTTATTATGTGAAAGTTCCTGTTTCACGTCTTGATCTCGTCCAGACACTCAATAAAACCGGGTTTAAGGTGGTTGATGTAAATGTCACATTTGAGTGTATGCCAAGGGAAACCGAAATCGATCTTTTTTCACCAATCATTATTCGCGTTGCCCGCCCGGAAGATCGTGATGCAACACTGGATATTGCGCGAACCTGTTTTACGTATTCGCGATTTCATCTGGATCCCCTCATATCAAACGATCTTGCGAATTTGATAAAACGGGAATGGGTAGCAAATTATTTTAAAGGTGAGCGGGGCGAGCAAATTCTCGTTGCGGAACGGGATTCAAAGCCCATCGGCTTTCTCGCCATAACAAAGGTAATATCAGGGAATAAAACTATTCGGGTTATTGATTTGATTGGGATCCAATCTGAGCATCAGGGAATTGGTGCCGGAAGACAGATTGTAGATTTTTTTATCAACGATTCGGTTGGCAAATGCAATCTTCTCCGTGTAGGAACGCAGATTGCCAACGTGCCTTCTATGAATTTTTATCAGCGGTGCGGTTTTCATATAACTGAATCTGCTTATGTATTGCATGCCCATGTACATGATGGCAAGGTAATTTGA
- a CDS encoding NAD(P)-dependent oxidoreductase: MTNELLDIKDRRIALIGGAGFIGHNLALELKSQGAKVEVIDSLQVNNLMTFASASSTSPNRDLYLRMINQRLELMETANIPLHIQDARDYHALSKILDHIKPDAIVHLAAVSHAGKSNKDPYSTFDHSLRTLENALDNARNRLEHFIYLSSSMVYGNFLTPEVNEESPLNSLGIYGALKVAGEKMVIGYNQVFDLPYTIIRPSALYGPRCVSRRVGQIFIESAMKGQSLRVDGDGSERLDFTFVEDLVSGIIQTIRHPAARNQTFNMTYGESRSLNDLAKIVQSEFPDISLEYVVRDKLMPFRGTLSVKKAQKMIGYAPKNPIEVGFPKYIQWYKNLDSSGKIWKTSG; encoded by the coding sequence ATGACAAATGAGTTGTTGGATATTAAGGATCGAAGGATTGCACTCATCGGAGGTGCGGGTTTTATTGGTCACAATTTGGCACTTGAACTGAAATCCCAAGGAGCAAAAGTTGAGGTTATTGATAGCCTGCAAGTAAACAACCTGATGACGTTTGCCTCAGCAAGTTCGACCTCTCCAAACCGGGATCTCTATCTCCGCATGATCAACCAGCGTCTTGAATTGATGGAAACTGCCAATATTCCGTTACATATTCAGGATGCACGGGATTATCATGCTTTAAGCAAGATTCTTGATCATATAAAACCGGATGCAATTGTTCATCTTGCAGCAGTATCTCACGCTGGAAAGTCGAACAAGGATCCCTACAGTACTTTTGATCACAGTCTCCGTACTCTTGAAAATGCTCTCGATAATGCCCGCAATCGTCTTGAACACTTCATTTATTTATCGTCAAGTATGGTCTACGGTAATTTTCTGACGCCAGAGGTTAATGAAGAATCACCTTTAAATTCATTAGGTATTTATGGCGCTCTCAAGGTTGCTGGAGAGAAGATGGTTATTGGATATAACCAGGTTTTCGATTTGCCCTATACGATCATCCGCCCATCCGCCCTGTATGGTCCGCGTTGCGTCAGCCGTCGTGTTGGTCAGATCTTTATCGAGAGTGCGATGAAAGGGCAATCTCTGCGAGTTGACGGGGATGGATCGGAACGTCTGGATTTTACCTTTGTTGAAGACCTCGTATCTGGGATCATCCAAACTATCCGTCATCCAGCTGCCCGCAACCAAACGTTCAATATGACATACGGCGAGTCGCGATCACTTAATGATTTGGCAAAAATTGTTCAAAGTGAATTCCCTGATATATCCCTTGAATATGTCGTGAGAGATAAATTGATGCCGTTCCGTGGCACGCTCAGTGTGAAAAAGGCACAAAAAATGATTGGATATGCTCCCAAGAATCCGATCGAGGTGGGATTCCCTAAATATATCCAATGGTATAAGAATTTAGATTCCAGCGGGAAGATCTGGAAAACATCAGGATGA